The proteins below come from a single Patescibacteria group bacterium genomic window:
- a CDS encoding nucleoside monophosphate kinase, protein MSKILILVGQAGSGKDTAADYICKKYGYKHISTADILRDYIKKNMLGDLTRQNMHKVATKLRDEQGNDVLVRWALEGAGTQKILLSALRHPEEADYAIAKGGKVISTVASAESRYKRSLLRNRIGDKIDFDTFKQLEINENKNAHFDVSAIQDRADYTLHNNAGYKSFYNQIEFVMLSLAEDHNEMLK, encoded by the coding sequence ATGAGTAAAATACTGATTTTAGTAGGACAGGCTGGTAGTGGTAAGGATACTGCTGCTGACTATATTTGTAAGAAATATGGATACAAGCATATCTCTACTGCGGATATCCTAAGAGATTATATTAAAAAAAATATGTTAGGGGATCTTACCCGGCAAAATATGCATAAAGTCGCCACTAAGCTCAGGGATGAACAAGGAAATGATGTTTTGGTGCGCTGGGCTCTAGAAGGAGCCGGCACTCAAAAAATATTATTAAGTGCATTAAGGCACCCAGAAGAAGCCGATTATGCCATCGCCAAAGGCGGGAAGGTAATAAGCACTGTAGCTTCTGCAGAATCTCGCTACAAAAGATCCTTACTGCGCAATAGAATTGGCGACAAAATTGATTTCGACACATTTAAGCAGCTGGAAATTAATGAAAATAAAAATGCCCACTTTGATGTCTCGGCAATCCAGGATCGTGCAGACTACACATTGCACAACAATGCTGGTTATAAGTCTTTCTACAACCAAATAGAATTTGTTATGTTATCTCTAGCCGAGGATCATAATGAGATGCTAAAATAA
- a CDS encoding sigma-70 family RNA polymerase sigma factor, which yields MTEHNQQDHLLALVTSAQAGDEAAFESLYEEFYEPILRYISFRVPTRDDAEDLAQQVFIRFYKNLANWTDQGYSPLAYIFTIARSVIADYWRSNKNRPIEGSEAILPFLVDTSPRPEEQAYSKQKIQEILSAISRLPANYQEVVSLRLVSGLSNTEISKIISKSNPATRKLYSRGIQKLQLEINKDRE from the coding sequence ATGACTGAACATAACCAGCAAGATCACCTTTTGGCCTTGGTGACTTCGGCGCAGGCTGGGGATGAAGCAGCTTTCGAAAGCCTATATGAGGAATTTTACGAGCCAATTCTGCGTTATATTTCATTTAGAGTGCCAACTAGGGATGACGCCGAAGATCTAGCCCAGCAAGTATTTATTCGCTTTTACAAGAATCTTGCGAATTGGACAGATCAAGGCTATTCTCCACTGGCCTATATATTTACGATCGCCCGGAGCGTAATTGCAGACTACTGGAGGTCAAATAAGAATCGGCCCATTGAAGGCTCAGAGGCAATCTTGCCTTTTTTGGTAGATACTTCTCCAAGGCCAGAGGAGCAGGCTTATAGTAAGCAGAAAATTCAGGAAATATTATCAGCCATTAGTAGGCTGCCAGCTAACTATCAGGAGGTAGTAAGCCTTAGGCTGGTGAGTGGGCTATCTAATACAGAGATATCTAAGATAATTTCAAAGAGTAACCCAGCAACGAGAAAGTTATACTCTAGGGGTATACAAAAGTTGCAATTGGAAATAAACAAGGATAGAGAATAA